In Bacteroidales bacterium, a single genomic region encodes these proteins:
- a CDS encoding beta-glycosidase — translation MRKSILFIVIILTALFACKEEPFVTTRETISLEGDWKFALDSAGAGISEKWYTQTLSDLVTLPGTLDENAKGIPNKNRQETMRLSRELMYAGMAWYQKEVTIPDNWNGQYISLIMERTKPSTVWIDTVKAGSCQNLLTPHNYDLTKLLTPGNHIITVLVNNSNNAVPRGITGSHAWTEHTQSNWNGIIGRFCLEAKNPAHIENIKIYPDVENRNILVRLKINNPDGTADGMKLVLNAEAWNTRKKHTVRSRSFPVTLKEGENSVELTYKMGNKFQLWSEFNPVLYKLSVSLKSENVLDSDTADFGMRKFSTVGTQFAINGTKTFLRGKHDGCVFPLTGHPPMDVDSWIKVFRIAKSYNINFYRFHSWTPPLAAFQAADIEGIYMQPELPFWGSFSKTRNTDLNEFLLKEGENILEEYGNHASFVMFALGNELNGDIDVMRDFVAHYRSVDNRPLMSFGTNNYLGFRGQVDGEDFFAGCRVGADTDTTYSTHTRASFSFADAYDGGYLNGRYPSTSLDYSGAISKCTIPVLGTEVGQYQIYPNYDEINKYTGVMKPWNFEVFRERLKENNLTDQAMSFFRASGASSAICYKADIEMALRTPGFGGFHLLDLQDFPGQGTALIGLLDAFMDSKGIITAEQFSQFCNKVVPLVIMDKYCWTNNEKYNGKIRVANYSEATLKNQKVRWELLKASGEKVDEGLAEADFEKGGLTDVITLNSDLSKVEKAEKLTLNVSLEGTNYKNSYPVWVYPADLDRKIPESILVSEKLDKATLASLVAGETVLLFPDFDDVTDLTVGGLYIPDYWNWRMFKGISESNKKPVSPGTMSILTDPLHPLLSDFPTEFYTNWQWWPIVKNSRPFILDNTPKNYRPLVQVVDNVERNHKLGLIFEFAVGKGKLLVCMSDLKKIQDKPEGRQLYHSIVKYMTSDKFNPAQKLTQQELTSLFSTKVTAKNITGVKNISYN, via the coding sequence ATGAGGAAGTCCATACTTTTCATTGTTATTATATTAACAGCTCTTTTTGCTTGCAAGGAAGAACCGTTTGTAACAACCAGGGAAACAATTTCCCTTGAAGGAGACTGGAAGTTTGCCCTCGACTCTGCCGGAGCAGGGATCTCAGAAAAATGGTATACACAGACCCTGTCCGACCTGGTAACTCTTCCGGGAACCCTCGACGAAAACGCCAAAGGGATCCCGAATAAAAACAGGCAGGAAACTATGAGACTTTCGCGTGAGCTGATGTATGCAGGAATGGCCTGGTACCAGAAGGAAGTTACAATTCCTGATAACTGGAATGGTCAATATATCAGCCTGATAATGGAGAGAACCAAACCCTCCACAGTATGGATTGACACAGTAAAAGCCGGTTCCTGTCAGAACCTTCTCACTCCTCATAATTATGACCTTACAAAACTCCTTACTCCCGGGAATCATATAATTACAGTTCTGGTAAACAACAGCAATAATGCCGTTCCGCGGGGAATTACGGGATCGCATGCATGGACTGAACATACACAGAGCAACTGGAATGGTATAATAGGCAGATTCTGCCTCGAAGCTAAAAATCCGGCTCATATTGAGAATATTAAGATTTATCCCGACGTTGAGAACAGGAATATTCTTGTCAGGCTGAAGATTAATAACCCGGACGGAACAGCTGACGGTATGAAATTGGTGCTTAATGCGGAAGCCTGGAATACCCGTAAAAAACACACTGTCCGTTCCAGATCATTCCCGGTTACCCTTAAAGAGGGAGAAAATTCTGTTGAATTGACTTATAAAATGGGGAATAAGTTCCAGTTATGGAGTGAGTTTAATCCGGTACTATATAAACTGTCAGTATCTCTGAAGTCTGAAAATGTGCTTGACAGCGATACTGCTGATTTTGGAATGCGTAAGTTTTCAACGGTGGGTACCCAGTTTGCAATTAATGGTACCAAAACATTCCTCCGCGGAAAACACGATGGCTGCGTCTTTCCTCTCACAGGTCATCCCCCGATGGATGTAGACAGCTGGATAAAAGTCTTCAGGATCGCTAAGTCATACAACATCAATTTCTACAGGTTCCACTCCTGGACACCCCCTCTTGCAGCATTTCAGGCTGCAGATATCGAGGGGATCTATATGCAGCCCGAATTACCATTCTGGGGCTCATTCAGCAAGACCAGAAATACTGATCTTAACGAATTTCTTCTTAAAGAGGGTGAGAATATCCTTGAAGAATATGGTAACCACGCCTCATTTGTGATGTTTGCACTTGGAAACGAACTTAACGGTGACATTGATGTGATGAGGGATTTTGTGGCGCACTACAGGTCGGTTGATAACCGTCCTTTGATGTCTTTCGGTACAAATAATTATCTTGGTTTCAGAGGACAGGTTGATGGTGAGGATTTTTTCGCCGGCTGCCGTGTCGGAGCTGACACAGATACAACTTACAGTACACATACACGTGCATCATTTTCATTTGCAGATGCTTACGACGGAGGCTATCTGAATGGAAGATATCCTTCAACCAGTCTTGATTATTCCGGTGCAATATCAAAATGTACTATTCCTGTTCTGGGAACAGAAGTCGGCCAGTACCAGATTTATCCGAATTATGATGAGATTAATAAATACACCGGTGTAATGAAACCCTGGAACTTTGAAGTTTTCAGAGAGCGTCTGAAAGAAAATAACCTTACAGATCAGGCTATGTCTTTTTTCAGGGCTTCAGGAGCCTCAAGTGCTATATGCTACAAAGCGGATATTGAGATGGCTCTGAGGACACCGGGCTTCGGGGGTTTCCACCTGCTCGATCTTCAGGATTTTCCCGGACAGGGGACTGCCCTGATAGGGCTTCTTGATGCGTTCATGGATAGTAAAGGGATAATTACCGCCGAGCAGTTCAGCCAGTTTTGTAACAAGGTTGTACCTCTTGTTATAATGGATAAGTATTGCTGGACAAACAACGAAAAGTACAATGGGAAGATAAGGGTTGCCAACTATTCGGAAGCAACTTTGAAAAATCAGAAAGTTAGATGGGAACTCCTGAAGGCCTCCGGAGAAAAAGTTGATGAGGGACTTGCAGAAGCTGACTTTGAAAAGGGAGGACTGACTGATGTTATAACTCTGAATTCTGACCTTTCAAAAGTTGAAAAAGCGGAGAAACTTACACTTAATGTATCACTTGAAGGAACAAATTATAAAAACAGCTATCCTGTATGGGTTTATCCTGCAGATCTCGACAGGAAAATTCCTGAAAGTATACTCGTTTCCGAGAAGCTTGATAAGGCAACACTCGCCAGTCTGGTTGCAGGCGAGACAGTATTGTTGTTTCCTGATTTTGATGATGTTACCGACCTTACTGTTGGCGGTTTGTATATTCCGGATTACTGGAACTGGAGGATGTTTAAAGGGATCTCGGAATCGAATAAGAAGCCGGTTTCTCCCGGGACAATGTCTATCTTAACAGATCCTCTGCATCCATTATTAAGCGACTTTCCAACTGAATTTTATACTAACTGGCAATGGTGGCCGATAGTGAAAAACAGTCGCCCGTTCATTCTCGATAATACTCCAAAAAATTATCGTCCTCTGGTACAGGTGGTTGATAATGTTGAAAGGAATCATAAACTGGGTCTGATCTTCGAATTTGCTGTTGGTAAGGGGAAACTGCTAGTTTGTATGTCGGATCTCAAAAAGATTCAGGATAAACCTGAAGGCCGGCAACTGTATCACAGCATCGTAAAATACATGACATCTGATAAATTCAATCCGGCTCAGAAGCTTACTCAACAGGAACTTACTTCATTATTCAGCACGAAAGTCACAGCTAAGAATATTACTGGAGTAAAGAATATTTCATATAATTAA
- a CDS encoding DUF1080 domain-containing protein, protein MKKLLIFPVLFSLLALTNADAQDKSEEWIPLFNGKDLTGWDIKITGHPVNYNYNETFRVEDGMIRIMYDKYTEFNNSFGHMYYKNPYSYYKLRYDYRFTGEQLKGGATWNVRNSGIMLHSQSAASNNPNQTFPVSIELQLLGGLGKGPRTTANVCTPGTAVELKGKTDYTHCINSTSKTYDGDQWVHGEAIVMGDESMTFLINGDTVLTFQKPQIGGGFITKAREATEWDSNGITDKQIWISKEGSTLTEGYIALQAESHPVDFKNIELLNLVGCMDKKAKNYKPYFIKADNSTCIYKK, encoded by the coding sequence ATGAAAAAACTGCTTATTTTCCCTGTCCTTTTTTCACTCCTTGCACTAACAAACGCTGATGCACAGGATAAATCCGAGGAGTGGATTCCCCTGTTTAACGGAAAAGATCTTACCGGCTGGGACATAAAGATTACCGGGCATCCTGTAAATTATAACTACAATGAGACTTTCAGGGTTGAGGATGGAATGATAAGGATTATGTATGACAAGTATACCGAATTCAATAATTCTTTCGGACATATGTACTATAAGAATCCGTATTCATATTATAAACTTCGGTATGATTACCGATTCACCGGAGAACAGTTAAAAGGCGGAGCTACCTGGAATGTACGTAACAGCGGCATTATGCTGCATTCCCAATCGGCTGCGAGCAATAATCCAAACCAGACTTTCCCAGTGTCGATTGAGCTGCAGCTTCTGGGCGGACTGGGTAAAGGACCAAGGACTACAGCTAATGTTTGTACTCCGGGAACTGCAGTTGAACTGAAGGGAAAAACCGATTATACACATTGCATCAATTCGACTTCTAAAACATATGATGGCGACCAGTGGGTACATGGGGAGGCTATTGTTATGGGCGATGAATCAATGACATTCCTTATAAACGGAGACACTGTACTTACTTTTCAAAAACCACAGATAGGCGGCGGTTTCATTACCAAAGCCCGCGAAGCAACAGAATGGGACAGTAACGGAATTACCGATAAACAGATCTGGATCTCAAAAGAGGGTTCAACTCTAACTGAAGGTTATATTGCACTACAGGCAGAAAGCCATCCGGTTGATTTTAAGAATATTGAATTGCTTAATCTGGTTGGCTGTATGGATAAAAAAGCTAAAAACTACAAGCCTTACTTTATAAAGGCTGATAATTCAACCTGTATCTACAAAAAATAA
- a CDS encoding family 16 glycosylhydrolase, translating into MIKSYILLSTLIINTFINVSCKKNSDDLKPSVTINGVVEVAEDITGSTADVSVYLSASYEKEVSLDYFTSDSTAVAGKDYVGVSSGQLIFQPGEVLKTIKISIIPDTAQKKDVIFKLVFRNPVNCNLTGRDLQIKLMNVDYSRLVWSDEFNTGQLNTTFWNYELGGGGWGNKELQVYTNSIENVHIDSGYLHISALSPIPSSYTSGRITTKGKKEFTYFRVDIRAKVPEGQGVWPALWALGGNISTVNWPKCGEIDIMELLGHAPATTYGTVHWDANGHQMKGSSYSLTSGKFSSGFHVFSLIWTPGRFKWLVDNKEYYSLSRAEISGFPFDLPEFFIFNVAVGGNWPGSPDQTTKFPQHLIVDYIRVYQ; encoded by the coding sequence ATGATAAAGAGTTACATTCTTTTAAGTACACTGATTATAAATACCTTCATTAATGTCTCCTGTAAAAAGAACTCTGATGATCTTAAGCCTTCTGTAACTATAAATGGTGTGGTTGAGGTTGCAGAGGATATAACCGGATCGACAGCAGATGTAAGCGTGTATCTTTCAGCTTCATACGAAAAAGAGGTAAGCCTTGACTATTTCACATCAGACAGTACTGCTGTCGCAGGAAAGGATTATGTTGGAGTAAGTTCAGGACAACTGATATTTCAGCCGGGTGAAGTATTGAAGACCATTAAAATCAGTATTATTCCGGATACTGCACAGAAGAAGGATGTGATCTTCAAGCTGGTGTTCAGAAATCCTGTTAACTGCAATCTTACCGGCAGAGATCTGCAAATTAAGTTAATGAATGTCGATTATTCCAGGCTTGTCTGGAGTGATGAATTCAATACAGGTCAGCTGAATACAACATTCTGGAATTATGAACTTGGTGGAGGCGGCTGGGGCAACAAAGAGCTTCAGGTATATACCAATTCAATCGAAAATGTGCACATCGATAGTGGTTATCTGCATATTTCAGCCCTTAGTCCGATTCCCTCCTCATATACGTCAGGCAGGATAACAACAAAGGGGAAGAAGGAATTTACTTATTTCAGGGTTGATATACGTGCCAAAGTGCCTGAAGGACAGGGAGTGTGGCCTGCTCTGTGGGCTCTCGGTGGCAATATTTCAACTGTTAACTGGCCAAAATGCGGAGAAATTGATATAATGGAACTTTTAGGTCATGCGCCGGCAACTACTTATGGAACAGTGCACTGGGATGCAAATGGGCATCAGATGAAAGGAAGCAGTTATTCACTTACTTCAGGTAAATTCAGTAGCGGATTTCATGTTTTTAGCCTTATCTGGACACCCGGCCGGTTTAAATGGTTAGTTGACAATAAAGAATATTATAGTCTGAGCAGAGCCGAGATCAGTGGTTTTCCTTTTGATCTCCCGGAGTTCTTTATCTTTAATGTTGCTGTAGGAGGAAACTGGCCCGGTTCGCCTGACCAGACTACAAAATTTCCTCAGCATCTGATCGTTGATTATATAAGGGTTTATCAATAA
- a CDS encoding sugar phosphate isomerase/epimerase encodes MKTSRRDFVKTSALVALGAALLPASACSSDKKRYVGVQLYSIRDDMAKDPLGSLTQLAKMGYVYVEHANYVDRKFYGYNATEFKKVLDDLGLKMISGHTVMGSEHWDAAKKDFSDSWKQTIEDAGILGQKYVTSPWMDESMRATYDGFKQYMEVYNKCGELCQKQGMKFAYHNHSFEFTEKLNDEKIFDIMMKSINPELVVIQLDIGNLYNGGAIALDVVNQYPGRFENVHVKDEIKATEGTEMYESTILGQGIVNAREVVDQLTKIGGTTCYIIEQESYQGKTPMECVKMDLDIMKSWGYV; translated from the coding sequence ATGAAAACATCAAGGAGAGACTTTGTTAAAACCAGTGCTCTGGTAGCACTGGGAGCAGCTCTTTTGCCGGCTTCTGCCTGTTCTTCAGACAAGAAGAGATATGTCGGTGTTCAGTTGTATTCAATACGCGACGATATGGCAAAGGATCCGTTAGGCTCGCTGACACAGCTGGCAAAAATGGGTTATGTTTATGTTGAACATGCTAACTATGTAGATCGCAAGTTCTATGGATATAATGCGACTGAGTTTAAAAAGGTTCTTGATGATCTTGGTTTGAAGATGATAAGCGGTCATACCGTTATGGGCAGTGAGCACTGGGATGCTGCAAAGAAGGATTTCTCAGACAGCTGGAAACAGACAATTGAAGATGCCGGCATCCTTGGCCAGAAATATGTTACCAGTCCGTGGATGGATGAAAGCATGAGAGCCACATACGACGGTTTCAAACAGTATATGGAAGTTTATAATAAATGCGGTGAACTGTGTCAGAAGCAGGGTATGAAATTTGCGTATCATAATCATTCTTTTGAGTTCACCGAAAAGCTGAACGACGAGAAGATATTTGATATAATGATGAAGAGCATTAATCCTGAACTTGTTGTAATACAGCTGGATATCGGTAATTTATATAATGGAGGAGCAATTGCACTTGATGTGGTGAATCAATATCCCGGAAGATTTGAAAATGTCCATGTAAAGGATGAGATCAAAGCAACCGAGGGCACTGAGATGTATGAAAGTACTATTTTGGGACAGGGAATTGTGAATGCCAGGGAAGTTGTCGACCAGCTTACAAAAATAGGCGGAACTACCTGTTACATTATTGAGCAGGAATCATACCAGGGCAAGACACCGATGGAATGTGTAAAAATGGACCTTGATATTATGAAGAGCTGGGGTTACGTTTAA
- a CDS encoding PQQ-binding-like beta-propeller repeat protein: MKSFLSKVFLSLTLTVITAGIVNSQLIEWRGPDRSGIYNETGLLKKWPDGGPKLIWEVSGMGDGYSSATVTDDAIYVTGRKDDSDILFALTLDGKVKWETVYGKAWTKNHTGSRSTPTYYNGNIFLISGSGDIVCVDSNGKIKWSKNHYALYEGTPIMFGISESPLIVDNMVIASPGGKKASVVAFNVNDGKVMWETEPIDVSPQYINPKLIEYAGKKMIVTVMATNIFAVNAKDGKILWKVDYAAENAGTGRVMKNHAITPIYKDGHILIANGYNWVALKLKLSADGNSVEKVWENRNFDPQHGGVVLLGDKIYGSTHQAQPVDNWICVDWNTGKTLWTEKWYVRGSIISADGMLYLFEEKSGHVALVKPDPAKLDIVSEFQITKGEGPFWAHPVIRKGRLYMRHGDYLMVYQIK, translated from the coding sequence ATGAAATCATTTCTTTCTAAAGTATTCTTGTCCCTTACTCTTACTGTTATAACAGCAGGCATTGTAAACAGTCAGCTTATTGAATGGAGAGGGCCAGACAGGTCGGGTATTTATAATGAAACAGGATTATTGAAGAAGTGGCCCGATGGCGGTCCAAAACTTATCTGGGAGGTATCTGGCATGGGCGATGGTTATTCTTCTGCAACGGTTACAGATGATGCCATTTATGTTACAGGCAGAAAAGATGATTCAGACATTCTCTTTGCACTTACCCTTGACGGAAAGGTAAAATGGGAGACTGTTTACGGCAAAGCATGGACTAAAAATCATACCGGATCGAGATCTACTCCAACATATTACAATGGGAATATTTTCCTTATCAGTGGCAGTGGCGATATTGTTTGTGTCGATTCGAACGGAAAGATCAAATGGTCGAAGAATCATTATGCACTTTATGAAGGAACGCCAATAATGTTCGGGATCTCAGAATCACCACTTATTGTTGACAATATGGTTATTGCTTCGCCGGGGGGGAAGAAAGCATCAGTTGTTGCATTCAATGTTAATGATGGTAAAGTAATGTGGGAGACTGAGCCTATCGATGTGAGTCCACAGTATATAAACCCTAAGCTTATAGAATATGCAGGTAAGAAGATGATTGTAACTGTTATGGCTACAAATATTTTTGCAGTTAATGCAAAAGACGGCAAAATATTGTGGAAAGTTGATTATGCTGCTGAAAATGCTGGAACGGGAAGGGTTATGAAAAATCATGCCATTACACCAATTTATAAGGATGGACATATCTTAATAGCTAATGGATACAACTGGGTGGCATTGAAGCTGAAGCTTTCAGCCGATGGTAATTCAGTTGAAAAAGTATGGGAGAACCGGAATTTTGATCCCCAGCATGGTGGTGTGGTTCTTCTGGGCGATAAGATTTACGGATCAACACACCAGGCACAACCGGTTGATAACTGGATCTGTGTAGACTGGAATACAGGCAAAACCCTCTGGACAGAGAAATGGTATGTAAGAGGATCAATTATTTCAGCAGATGGAATGCTATACCTTTTTGAAGAGAAATCAGGTCATGTAGCCCTTGTTAAACCGGATCCCGCAAAGCTTGATATAGTAAGCGAATTTCAGATCACAAAAGGGGAAGGACCTTTCTGGGCTCATCCTGTCATAAGAAAAGGCAGGCTTTATATGAGGCACGGTGACTATCTGATGGTTTACCAGATAAAATAG
- a CDS encoding CotH kinase family protein, whose translation MMKHTAIISFLLIFINMFSRAQEFTDSNLPIVIITTPGVTQIVDNPRIIASMKIIDRGNGERNYLTDVNNPAFLNYNGKIEIEIRGSSTQTRPKKQYGFSTLLDDNKTNNNVSLLGMPPENDWILNGMVFDPSLMRDYLSYNLSRMIGEYASRTAYCELVINGTYKGLYLLQEKIKADDNRVDISDISKTDNTLPNLTGGYIIKADKTTGGDPIAWTMYSSFGAAIGYIHEQPEPDEITSVQSNYIKTQFQVFETSAFYSLNSDLSEISEYIDIPSFIDYMLINELASNADAYMFSTFFHKDRNGKLRAGPVWDCDLTYGNDIFIWGFNRSKTNVWQFSNGDNEGSRFWRDLFRNKQFNCYMSKRWSELTKPGQPLNTSVIESFLDQTRNKINEAAIRDNALWSSVGNLQEEVSKIKTFLNVRTEWINGNIGSSADCENIPVPPLVISGIMYHPPSSVSLTESDDHEFIEITNNGDKDINMDGIYFSGTGFVYQFPFYSTMKSNSSIILAGNIMAFRTKYGSDPFGQFTRHLSNKGQKIVLADRYGNVIDEVHYSDTIPWPDADGNGKYLKLKDPGLDNTIPGNWSASDDIVVSDRSVAGDDDLTLYPNPVEDLLRVAAPSEIKQVSFYSIQGQLLKEEYVNSLSYESDLHSLRAGIYILKIRTSDKVYTRKIVKY comes from the coding sequence ATGATGAAACACACCGCAATCATATCGTTTCTCCTGATTTTTATAAACATGTTTTCCCGTGCCCAGGAGTTTACTGACAGCAACCTTCCTATTGTGATAATTACAACACCAGGTGTTACACAGATCGTTGATAATCCCAGGATAATAGCTTCAATGAAGATAATTGACAGGGGAAACGGAGAAAGAAACTACCTCACAGATGTAAATAATCCGGCATTTCTCAATTATAACGGGAAAATAGAGATTGAGATAAGAGGCTCCTCGACCCAGACACGCCCGAAGAAACAATACGGATTTTCAACACTCCTCGACGACAACAAAACAAATAATAATGTAAGTCTTCTTGGTATGCCGCCTGAAAATGACTGGATCCTCAACGGAATGGTCTTCGATCCATCATTAATGCGCGATTACCTTTCCTACAATCTCTCCCGGATGATTGGGGAATATGCATCACGCACTGCCTACTGTGAATTGGTAATAAATGGCACCTACAAAGGATTATACCTGCTTCAGGAGAAGATCAAAGCTGATGATAACAGAGTGGATATAAGCGATATCAGCAAGACAGACAATACCCTGCCGAACCTTACAGGCGGCTATATTATTAAAGCAGATAAAACTACGGGCGGTGACCCTATAGCCTGGACTATGTACAGCTCTTTCGGTGCAGCAATTGGTTACATTCACGAGCAGCCTGAGCCGGATGAGATTACATCAGTGCAGAGCAACTACATTAAAACCCAGTTCCAGGTGTTCGAAACATCTGCCTTTTATTCCCTAAATTCTGATCTCAGCGAAATATCTGAATATATCGATATCCCTTCATTTATTGACTATATGCTGATCAATGAGCTGGCCTCCAATGCAGATGCCTATATGTTCAGCACCTTTTTTCATAAAGACAGAAACGGCAAGCTCAGGGCCGGACCCGTCTGGGACTGCGATCTGACCTATGGTAACGATATTTTCATATGGGGTTTTAACAGGAGCAAAACAAATGTCTGGCAGTTCTCAAACGGTGATAATGAAGGATCAAGATTCTGGAGGGACCTCTTCCGCAACAAGCAGTTCAATTGCTATATGTCGAAAAGATGGAGTGAACTGACAAAACCCGGACAGCCATTGAATACTTCCGTCATTGAATCATTTCTGGATCAGACCAGGAATAAAATAAACGAAGCAGCAATAAGAGATAATGCACTTTGGTCATCTGTAGGGAATCTTCAGGAAGAGGTCAGTAAAATCAAGACTTTCCTCAATGTCAGAACCGAATGGATAAACGGTAATATTGGCTCTTCTGCAGATTGTGAAAATATACCTGTTCCTCCTCTTGTTATCTCGGGTATTATGTATCATCCTCCGTCGTCTGTATCACTCACCGAAAGCGATGATCATGAATTCATAGAGATCACAAATAACGGAGATAAGGATATTAATATGGACGGGATCTATTTCAGCGGAACAGGTTTTGTGTACCAGTTCCCGTTTTACTCAACAATGAAATCAAACTCTTCAATAATTCTTGCAGGTAATATAATGGCATTCAGGACAAAGTACGGAAGTGATCCGTTCGGTCAGTTTACAAGGCATTTATCAAATAAAGGACAGAAAATTGTCCTGGCCGACCGTTACGGAAATGTAATCGACGAAGTTCATTACTCCGATACCATACCCTGGCCTGATGCCGACGGAAACGGAAAATATCTTAAACTGAAAGATCCTGGTCTTGACAACACTATTCCGGGAAACTGGTCAGCATCAGATGACATAGTTGTTTCTGACCGAAGTGTTGCAGGCGATGATGACCTGACGCTTTATCCAAATCCAGTAGAAGATCTGCTTAGAGTTGCCGCCCCGTCTGAAATTAAACAAGTCAGCTTTTACAGTATTCAGGGCCAGTTGCTCAAAGAAGAATATGTCAATAGCCTCTCTTACGAATCAGATCTTCATTCATTACGGGCGGGAATCTATATCCTTAAGATCCGGACATCAGATAAAGTGTACACTAGGAAAATTGTCAAATATTAA